The Thermodesulfobacteriota bacterium genome includes a region encoding these proteins:
- the rpe gene encoding ribulose-phosphate 3-epimerase: MEYYIAPSLLSADFGRLAEEIRDIEKAGADMLHVDVMDGRFVPNITIGSFVVAAMRKLAKVPLDVHLMIVEPERYIESFVEAGADIVTIHAEATPHLQRALARIRELGKKAGVALNPSTPLSAIEWVLQDVDMVLLMSVNPGFGGQAFLPASLGKIGQLRSQLLRAKPDVDIQVDGGIKADNIGEVAAAGANVIVSGSGIFGTPDYGETIGRMRRNIRAAVGLKA; encoded by the coding sequence CATCGAGAAGGCGGGCGCCGACATGCTCCACGTGGATGTCATGGACGGACGGTTCGTCCCCAACATCACGATCGGCTCATTCGTGGTCGCGGCGATGAGGAAGCTCGCCAAGGTCCCGCTGGATGTCCACCTGATGATCGTGGAGCCCGAACGGTACATCGAATCCTTCGTGGAGGCGGGCGCCGACATCGTCACGATCCACGCGGAGGCGACCCCGCATCTCCAGAGGGCGCTCGCCCGGATCCGGGAGCTGGGGAAGAAAGCGGGGGTGGCGCTCAATCCGTCCACGCCGCTGTCCGCGATCGAGTGGGTCCTGCAGGATGTGGACATGGTTCTTCTCATGAGCGTGAACCCCGGCTTCGGGGGGCAGGCCTTCCTGCCCGCATCGCTGGGGAAGATCGGGCAGCTCCGGTCTCAGCTCCTTCGCGCGAAGCCGGACGTGGACATCCAGGTGGACGGGGGGATCAAGGCGGACAATATCGGCGAAGTGGCGGCCGCGGGCGCGAACGTGATCGTCTCGGGCTCGGGGATCTTCGGCACGCCGGACTACGGCGAGACGATCGGGCGCATGCGCCGGAACATCCGTGCGGCGGTCGGCCTGAAGGCGTGA
- a CDS encoding lactate utilization protein produces MDRLEVGLWHLAQRGKRCVDALRKNGFDALFLPDREAVRSRVLQECGTALTIGFGGSMTVAELGIHEALEGKGKRLLDHGRVPAGEKAATRMAQLTCDLFLTGTNAVTLDGCLVNMDMNGNRTNAMTFGPKKIVVVAGANKVVADVPEGMRRIKSTAAPRNARRLQLSTPCASTGFCSDCDSPQRICRVYSIIERKPPLSDITVLLCGEPMGF; encoded by the coding sequence GTGGACCGGCTGGAGGTGGGTTTGTGGCATCTCGCGCAGCGGGGAAAGCGCTGCGTGGACGCTCTGCGGAAGAACGGGTTCGACGCGCTGTTCCTCCCCGACCGGGAGGCCGTCCGGTCCCGCGTGCTGCAGGAGTGCGGGACGGCGCTCACCATCGGCTTCGGCGGCTCGATGACCGTCGCGGAGCTGGGGATCCACGAGGCCCTCGAGGGGAAGGGAAAGCGGCTGCTGGACCACGGCCGCGTCCCCGCCGGGGAGAAGGCCGCCACCCGCATGGCGCAGCTCACCTGCGACCTCTTCCTGACGGGGACCAACGCGGTCACGCTGGACGGCTGCCTCGTCAACATGGACATGAACGGGAACCGGACGAACGCGATGACCTTCGGGCCGAAGAAGATCGTCGTGGTCGCGGGGGCGAACAAGGTCGTGGCCGACGTGCCGGAGGGGATGCGGCGGATCAAGTCGACGGCGGCCCCCCGGAACGCAAGGCGCCTGCAGCTTTCCACGCCCTGCGCTTCCACCGGCTTTTGCAGCGACTGCGACTCCCCCCAGCGCATCTGCCGCGTCTATTCCATCATCGAACGGAAGCCGCCGCTTTCGGACATCACCGTGCTCCTGTGCGGCGAGCCGATGGGGTTTTAA